Genomic segment of Saprospira sp. CCB-QB6:
TGAGATTTTACCTGACCTAATCGAAATAGAAGAGATTTCTTTATTCGATAATCAATTAAAAAATGAAGATGTCATTTTTTTAGATCACCCTAAGTTGGCAAAAATTAACCTCGCCTTCAATAAATTAGATCGCTTACCAATAGGGCTGTATCAAGTAAAAACACTAAATGAACTGAATTTATCAGGAAATCAGCTTAAAATATGGCCTAGAGAATTACGGCAACTACAGCAATTAAAAGAAGTAAATCTATCTCAAAACCAATTGGAAGAGCTGCCCATAAATTTACTGGAGTATAAATTTTTAGATAGCTTAAAACTAAATGGAAACCCCTTAAACAAACAGGCAAAACAACTTTATAGGCTATTTAGCCAATAAAACAAAATGGATTAGTTTATTAGTTATTTTTCTGGGGCCTCCCGCCTTCGGCGGGCGCTACGTTTCGTGGCTCGCTATTCGCTCGGCCCTGCGCGGGCTACGCCCGCTTGGTCTGGCCTTTGGCCACCCCTGCACATCGCTAGGCCAGTCGCTTTGCTCCTTCTAGACGCAAGAATTTAGTCCTGCTAGTTATGGGCCGATGGTTGAAACCATCGGCCCATTTTATTGCGCTTAGTATGGCCTCTTTTGTTGCTGTGGGTTTCAACCCACAGGTTCAAAAAATAATAGCCCAACCACAACGGCAAAGAAAAATCCCCTCGAATGAGGGGATGACGATTTTTTCGATAGCCTAGGGCCTTGGCCCTAGGGTTCTTATGAAATTTATGGGGGAGAAAAAAACAAAATCAAACTATCGCAGAAAAAAATAATCCTTGTTCAAAGCGGTAGAGGATTTTAATCCTCTCCGCACTATAGATGTAGAATGGGGTTGTTGTATGGCTGCTGGTTTTAACCTGCAGCCACAGCTAGCAGGCCCGAAGGGCCGCAGGCAAAGGCCAAATGAAAGCCCTGCCACTTCTATCCTTTGCTTTAATTTCTTGCTATTCTGCGTTATTTTTCTCCCCCATAGCTAGGGCTATGCCTTTAAAAAATGCCTTGACTAGCCTGAATTTTTTATCCAAGGATGGCCGAAGCACAGGACTCCCATTTGGCCTAGCTGCCTGTAGTGGTGCCGCGAAGCGGCAGACCTAGGCAGCTTGCTGCCGCAGGGCCGAGCAGGCTTGCGAGCCACGGTCTGGCCCGGCCGCCGTAGGCGGCAGGCCCCCAAAAAAAACAGCCCCAAAACAAAAAATTGCTTTGGAGCTGCATCCTAAAATTCAACAAATTGGGCTTAGCTGCCAATGAGCATACCCGCAATAGTAGCCGTTAGAAAACAAGCAATTGTTCCCCCAATTAAGGCCTTAACGCCAAAGGTAGAAAGCTCTTTGCGGCGAGCCGGAGCAATAGCGCCAATTCCCCCAATCTGAATACCAATAGAGGCAAAGTTGGCAAAACCACAAAGGGCGTAAGTGACAATGATTTTAGATTTCTCACTGATAATATGCTCTACTTTGGGAATATCGGCATAGGCGACAAACTCATTCAGAATCGTCTTTTTACCCAACAACTGCCCAATAACAACCATATCCTCTGAAGGGGTGCCCAAAAGCCAAGCAATAGGAGAGAGCAAAATTCCCAACATATACTCCAAATTGAAGCCCGTAAAACGGCCCGCTGTGCTTTTTTCAATATACATATTAAGCGTGATGCCTTGTACATCAAAGGCTTTTCCAGCTACTTCTGGATTGTTTTCCTGCATCAACAACCAATTGGCTGCCTCGGCATTCCAACGCAAAACGGTATTGGCTGGTAGGTCATTTCCGCCAAAAAACTGAAAGCTTCCGTTATCGGCAGACCAAGCAACCAATTCTCCAATAGTGCCACTAACCATACTGTTGAGTAAGGCCATTAGGGCCGTGAAAACGAGCAACATGGCCCCTACATTAACCGCCAAACGCAGACCGTCTGTGGTGCCCTTAGAAATGGCATCGAGTAGGTTGTCGCCCACCTGCTCTCTAGGGATGCTAATCGTTCTATTGATGTCTTCCGAGGTTTCTGGATAAAGCATTTTGGCCGCCAAAATAGCCGCTGGTGCCGACATGATCGAGGCCGTGAGCAAATGCGTGGCAAATTCCTGACGAGCCACTGGATCATCGCCGCCCAAAAAGCCAATGTAAGCGGCAAGTACGCCCCCCGCAATGGTCGACATCCCGCCAACCATCAAACACATGAGCTCCGATTTCGACATTTTGTCCAAATAAGGCTTGATAATCAAAGGCGCCTCGGTTTGTCCAATGAAAACATTGGCCGCAGCCGCCAAACTCTCAGCTCCTGTCAAACGCATGACTTTGCTCATCCCCCAAGCCAAAACATAGATAATGGCCTGCAAAATGCCCAGATAATAGAGAATAGCCGAAAGGGCCGAGAAGAAAATAATAGTGGGCAATACCTTTACTGCAAAGATATAGCCCACCGATTGTGTATTGAGCAAGCCACCAAATACTAAGGCTGCTCCCTCATCCGTAAACTCAATGACCATCACAAAAAAACCAGAGAGAAAGTCGAAAATAGCCCGAACTTCATCCACATACATAATGAGGACACCCAGTATAATCTGAAAAAAGAGGGCAACGCCCACTAGCTTCCAATCAATCGCTTTGCGGTTATTGGATGCCAAAAATAGAATGAGTAATAAGACCGCAATCCCCAAAAGGCCTCTTAAAATATCCATGTTGCTTTGACTCTAAAAGAGGGAAACCCCTCTGTGAATGTAAATAAAATGTAAAAGCCTCTAATTTATTGAAAAATAATAAATTAGAGGCGGTTTAATTAGTCCCCTAATTAACTAGTTAACATTGGCTTAATCCTTTGTTAAAAGTTGTTCGGAAAATAGGAAACTATCATAAAAGCAACAAAAAAACAGCTGTAAAACAATAAGCCTTTAAGCTTTTTGCAGCCGATCCAAAATGCGACTGCTCCCAAAAACAGCCTCTTGCTGGCGTATGGACTCCTGATGAATGGCCTGAATCAATAAACTGATGAATTCTTGGGCCAATTGCAACTCCTGCGCCTGCCCACAACGATCTTTGTAAATTTCGGCCCAACGCTCCAAT
This window contains:
- a CDS encoding NupC/NupG family nucleoside CNT transporter, translating into MDILRGLLGIAVLLLILFLASNNRKAIDWKLVGVALFFQIILGVLIMYVDEVRAIFDFLSGFFVMVIEFTDEGAALVFGGLLNTQSVGYIFAVKVLPTIIFFSALSAILYYLGILQAIIYVLAWGMSKVMRLTGAESLAAAANVFIGQTEAPLIIKPYLDKMSKSELMCLMVGGMSTIAGGVLAAYIGFLGGDDPVARQEFATHLLTASIMSAPAAILAAKMLYPETSEDINRTISIPREQVGDNLLDAISKGTTDGLRLAVNVGAMLLVFTALMALLNSMVSGTIGELVAWSADNGSFQFFGGNDLPANTVLRWNAEAANWLLMQENNPEVAGKAFDVQGITLNMYIEKSTAGRFTGFNLEYMLGILLSPIAWLLGTPSEDMVVIGQLLGKKTILNEFVAYADIPKVEHIISEKSKIIVTYALCGFANFASIGIQIGGIGAIAPARRKELSTFGVKALIGGTIACFLTATIAGMLIGS